From Thiomicrospira sp. XS5, one genomic window encodes:
- a CDS encoding iron-containing alcohol dehydrogenase: MIADFQIANLPKIRFGWGLRDQFAAAIAEQGFQSVVLISGRFLTRPGEYADDLIRQLQAENIRVSAFTVSGEPSPELVDEIVQACPSNAQAVLGVGGGSVLDAAKAVAGLIPSRTSVMDYLEGVGQGLPLEGDTLPFIAMPTTAGTGSETTKNSVLSRLGEFKKSFRSEKLLAQDVWLDPSFLETCPKHVLYTTGLDAFTQLLESYTTLKANPITDALAWQGMTLFKGAFKALETGSETERQTAYGNLMLAASLSGITLANAGLGAVHGLAGPTGAFFDAPHGAVCARLLAPITQANIEALQASNEPHAPAVLAKYAATAVLFGSCADSQPEQLQDLIAGLNRLAAAYSPDGLSHYGLTTDNLDPILENCRSGSMLGNPLTLSDQALKEALNTAL; encoded by the coding sequence ATGATCGCCGACTTTCAAATCGCCAACCTTCCGAAAATTCGTTTTGGCTGGGGCCTTCGCGACCAGTTCGCCGCCGCCATCGCCGAACAGGGCTTCCAATCGGTGGTGTTGATTTCCGGGCGGTTTTTGACCAGGCCTGGCGAATATGCCGATGACTTGATTCGACAATTGCAGGCCGAAAACATCCGCGTGTCGGCCTTTACGGTCTCCGGCGAACCCTCACCGGAGCTGGTGGACGAAATCGTCCAGGCCTGCCCGAGCAACGCGCAAGCCGTATTGGGCGTGGGCGGCGGCAGCGTGCTCGACGCCGCCAAGGCCGTGGCCGGGCTGATCCCCAGCCGTACCTCGGTAATGGATTATTTGGAAGGCGTGGGCCAAGGACTGCCTTTGGAAGGCGACACCTTACCGTTCATCGCCATGCCCACCACCGCCGGCACCGGCAGCGAAACCACCAAAAATTCAGTCTTGTCGCGACTGGGCGAATTCAAAAAATCCTTTCGCAGTGAAAAACTGCTCGCCCAGGATGTTTGGCTGGACCCGAGCTTTCTGGAAACCTGCCCCAAACACGTGCTGTACACCACGGGGCTGGACGCTTTCACCCAACTGCTGGAATCTTACACCACGCTGAAAGCCAACCCCATTACCGATGCACTGGCGTGGCAGGGCATGACCTTATTCAAAGGCGCTTTCAAGGCCCTCGAAACCGGTTCGGAAACCGAACGGCAAACCGCTTACGGAAACCTGATGCTGGCCGCCAGCTTGTCCGGCATCACTTTGGCGAATGCCGGGCTCGGTGCCGTGCACGGTTTGGCCGGACCGACCGGCGCTTTCTTTGACGCGCCGCATGGGGCGGTCTGCGCGCGCCTACTCGCCCCCATCACCCAAGCCAACATTGAAGCCTTGCAAGCGTCGAATGAACCGCATGCCCCCGCCGTTTTGGCGAAGTACGCCGCGACTGCGGTCCTGTTCGGTTCCTGTGCCGACAGCCAACCTGAACAACTGCAAGATTTAATCGCCGGCTTAAACCGACTGGCGGCCGCTTATAGCCCGGACGGTTTAAGCCATTACGGACTGACGACAGACAATCTTGACCCGATATTAGAAAACTGTCGTTCCGGCAGTATGCTGGGCAATCCGCTGACATTATCGGACCAAGCTTTAAAAGAAGCGTTAAACACAGCACTCTAA
- a CDS encoding OmpA family protein, with the protein MKQTSILALYVLFSFSAHASGAEQKETPYAIETIEQSSDDSEQVSTLYKDLDQDGVPDRQDQCLNSKLGYKVNELGCELDSDQDGVFDSTDQCPNTPKDVKVNFLGCEGDNDKDLVLDSQDQCPETPLGTKVNAYGCKENNDLDKDGIINQEDQCPETPTGSSVNRYGCIPQAVVTTNIVFNTGSYQIRADQTALLQKNVSQLKNLEPDEVILLTGYTDSRGSSQSNMKLSWNRAKSAKDYMIQNFNYDNGKIFINGQGESHPVAENNSRQGRQKNRRIEFKILKKPEIPSDAQLQIPEKMKHYNRYQQ; encoded by the coding sequence ATGAAACAAACATCAATATTGGCTTTATATGTTCTTTTTTCATTTTCCGCCCATGCAAGTGGTGCTGAACAAAAAGAAACGCCTTACGCTATAGAGACTATCGAGCAAAGTTCTGATGATTCAGAGCAAGTATCAACTTTATACAAAGATCTTGACCAAGACGGTGTTCCAGATCGACAAGATCAATGCCTAAACTCCAAGCTCGGTTATAAGGTAAATGAACTGGGCTGCGAGCTTGATAGCGACCAAGATGGCGTTTTTGACAGCACAGACCAGTGCCCAAACACACCTAAAGATGTAAAAGTCAACTTTTTAGGTTGCGAAGGTGATAACGATAAAGACTTAGTACTCGATAGCCAAGACCAATGTCCGGAAACGCCTTTAGGTACAAAGGTAAACGCTTATGGATGTAAAGAAAACAACGATTTGGATAAAGACGGAATCATAAACCAAGAAGACCAATGTCCGGAAACCCCGACTGGTTCAAGCGTCAATCGATACGGCTGCATTCCGCAAGCAGTTGTGACAACAAATATTGTTTTTAACACTGGCTCTTACCAAATTAGGGCCGACCAAACAGCTTTACTGCAAAAAAATGTTAGTCAATTAAAAAACTTAGAACCGGATGAAGTAATTCTTTTAACTGGATATACAGACAGCCGAGGAAGCTCTCAAAGTAATATGAAACTTTCCTGGAATAGAGCTAAATCAGCTAAAGATTACATGATTCAAAATTTCAACTATGATAATGGAAAGATTTTCATCAATGGGCAGGGAGAAAGTCATCCTGTAGCGGAAAATAACTCTCGCCAGGGCCGACAAAAAAATCGGCGCATTGAATTTAAAATTCTTAAAAAACCTGAGATCCCTAGCGATGCTCAACTGCAAATCCCAGAAAAAATGAAGCACTATAACCGCTATCAACAATAG
- a CDS encoding transglutaminase-like cysteine peptidase: MSLSWAAPSTSPTIITPAEIEKAKEKYGLLAARRLEAWQKLVEHNINKPERLKLQRVNDFFNGATFTTDKKHWKQDDYWATPTEFLGTDAGDCEDFVIAKYFTLRAMGVPEEKLYLTYVKAIRLKQAHMVLTYFKTPKSEPLVLDNINDRIMKASQRRDLIPIYSFNGDGLWLSKQRGKGKAVDGGTDKLKNWNSLLEKMR; encoded by the coding sequence ATGAGCTTGTCTTGGGCGGCACCCTCCACCTCCCCAACCATCATCACCCCGGCGGAAATCGAAAAAGCCAAAGAAAAATACGGACTGCTGGCGGCACGCCGCTTAGAGGCCTGGCAAAAACTGGTAGAACACAACATCAATAAGCCTGAGCGCCTTAAGTTGCAGCGCGTCAACGACTTTTTCAACGGGGCCACCTTCACCACCGACAAAAAACATTGGAAACAGGACGACTACTGGGCCACGCCCACCGAATTCCTGGGCACCGATGCCGGTGATTGTGAAGATTTCGTCATTGCGAAATATTTCACACTTCGAGCCATGGGCGTTCCCGAAGAAAAGTTATATCTGACTTACGTCAAAGCCATCCGTCTGAAACAGGCCCATATGGTATTAACCTATTTCAAAACCCCCAAATCGGAACCGCTGGTACTCGACAACATCAACGACCGCATTATGAAAGCCAGTCAGCGCCGGGATTTAATTCCGATTTACAGCTTTAACGGTGATGGCCTTTGGTTGTCGAAACAGCGTGGCAAAGGGAAAGCCGTGGATGGCGGAACCGACAAATTGAAAAACTGGAATTCTCTATTGGAAAAGATGCGATGA
- a CDS encoding type I secretion system permease/ATPase: MPTDDDRIASKERHTSQTANGTDFKDPLLDCLVLYTKLNRRPFSKDALLSGLPIADKERLTPELFIRAAERANIVASFKHRLLTDIPNLVLPCILTLKNDQACLLENLDYETGQATIILSESPDGRRHVDIDKLNEDYLGYAVYFTEKFQQASKKENLIHANKGHWFWHTFWENKGIYRDVLIASVIINLFVLANPLFVMNVYDRIVPNNAVESLWVLAIGISVVYMFDILLKFLRSYFLEIAGKKSDVIMSSKLFEQTLGLTMANRQGSIGAFANNLKEFDSIRNFFTSGTIASLVDLPFVVIFLLVIFYIAGAIVLVPIVIIAFILLYSLLMKGPIRKSVEATYEASAQKNAVLIETLTAIETIKSLGVEAHSQWKWEQAVGEIARASLKSKMLQSSIGRMTGFMQQMSTVLVILAGVYLIKDGDMTMGGLIAAVMLSQRAIGPMGQFANLTSSYHQTKTALDSLNELMKREVERPLDKRFIQHPVFDGSIEFVDVSFTYPDESKQALTNVSFKIEPGEKVGIIGRIGSGKSTIEKLILGFYHPDSGSILIDGIDITQLDPAELRRNINYVPQDVTLFSGDVRENIAYRAPYVEDDQILKAARLAGVDDFIKTHPSGYSLKINEGGSSLSGGQRQSIGVARALLLNSPIYLFDEPTNAMDAKTEQTMIDRLKKGTIKNTSVVVTHKMSLLQLVDRLIVMDNGKVIADGSKASVLEALKTGRINKQS, encoded by the coding sequence ATGCCGACAGATGACGATCGTATCGCGTCCAAAGAACGCCATACATCGCAAACGGCCAACGGTACGGATTTTAAAGATCCGTTGCTGGACTGTTTGGTGCTCTACACCAAGCTGAACCGCCGACCGTTTTCCAAAGACGCCTTGTTGTCCGGATTGCCGATTGCCGACAAAGAACGCCTGACACCGGAACTGTTTATCCGTGCGGCGGAGCGTGCCAACATTGTCGCCAGCTTCAAACATCGCCTGTTAACGGACATCCCGAATCTGGTGCTTCCTTGTATCCTGACATTGAAAAACGACCAGGCCTGCCTGCTTGAAAATCTCGATTACGAAACCGGCCAGGCCACCATTATTTTGTCGGAATCTCCGGACGGCCGCCGGCATGTCGATATTGATAAGCTAAACGAGGATTACCTGGGCTACGCGGTCTATTTCACCGAAAAGTTCCAACAAGCCTCAAAAAAAGAAAACCTGATTCATGCCAACAAAGGCCATTGGTTCTGGCACACCTTTTGGGAAAACAAAGGCATCTATCGCGACGTTCTAATCGCCTCGGTCATTATCAACCTGTTCGTGCTGGCCAACCCATTATTCGTCATGAACGTCTATGACCGCATTGTGCCCAACAATGCCGTGGAATCCTTATGGGTGCTGGCCATCGGGATCAGTGTGGTCTACATGTTCGACATACTGCTGAAATTCCTGCGGTCGTATTTCCTGGAGATTGCCGGTAAGAAAAGCGATGTTATCATGTCATCCAAACTGTTCGAACAAACGCTGGGCTTAACCATGGCCAACCGGCAAGGTTCCATCGGCGCCTTTGCCAATAACCTAAAAGAGTTCGACAGCATTCGGAATTTTTTCACTTCCGGCACCATCGCCTCGCTGGTGGATCTGCCTTTTGTTGTGATCTTCTTACTGGTGATTTTCTACATCGCGGGTGCAATCGTACTGGTTCCCATCGTCATCATTGCCTTCATTCTGCTCTACAGCCTGTTAATGAAAGGTCCAATTCGTAAAAGCGTCGAAGCCACTTATGAAGCCTCCGCTCAAAAAAATGCCGTCCTCATCGAAACCTTGACGGCCATCGAAACCATTAAATCCTTAGGAGTGGAAGCCCATTCCCAATGGAAATGGGAACAAGCCGTTGGGGAAATCGCACGCGCCAGCCTGAAATCGAAGATGTTGCAAAGTTCCATTGGGCGCATGACCGGGTTCATGCAACAAATGAGCACCGTCCTGGTGATTCTAGCCGGGGTCTACTTGATCAAAGACGGCGACATGACCATGGGTGGCCTGATTGCCGCCGTCATGCTAAGTCAACGCGCCATCGGCCCCATGGGGCAATTCGCCAACTTAACGTCTTCGTATCACCAAACCAAAACAGCTTTGGATTCGCTCAATGAATTGATGAAGAGAGAAGTCGAACGGCCGCTGGACAAACGCTTTATTCAGCACCCCGTATTTGATGGCAGCATTGAGTTCGTTGACGTGTCCTTTACGTATCCGGACGAAAGCAAGCAAGCGCTGACGAACGTGTCTTTTAAAATCGAACCGGGTGAAAAAGTCGGCATTATCGGCCGCATCGGTTCCGGTAAATCCACCATTGAAAAACTGATTTTGGGCTTTTATCACCCGGATTCCGGTTCCATACTGATTGACGGCATCGACATCACCCAGCTTGACCCGGCCGAATTGCGCCGCAACATTAACTATGTGCCACAAGACGTAACCTTGTTCAGCGGGGATGTGCGTGAAAACATTGCTTACCGCGCTCCTTACGTGGAAGACGACCAAATTCTGAAAGCGGCACGTCTGGCCGGCGTGGATGATTTCATCAAAACCCATCCGTCCGGCTACAGTTTAAAAATCAACGAAGGCGGCAGCTCCTTATCCGGCGGACAGCGCCAAAGCATCGGCGTCGCTCGTGCATTATTGCTGAACAGCCCGATTTACCTGTTTGACGAACCCACTAACGCCATGGATGCCAAAACCGAACAAACCATGATTGACCGGTTAAAAAAAGGCACCATCAAAAACACCAGCGTCGTCGTCACGCACAAGATGAGCCTGTTGCAATTGGTGGATCGTTTGATCGTAATGGATAATGGAAAAGTCATCGCCGACGGTTCGAAGGCGAGCGTACTGGAAGCCTTGAAAACAGGGCGCATCAACAAACAAAGTTAA
- a CDS encoding EAL domain-containing protein, with product MSLSKQMIIFIASMLVIVLLGTFLLNLNNTRSFLEAQLQSHAQDTATSLGLSLSSVADPEDPSSMKTMINAVFDRGYYSHITLIDVDDQLIYERANPQKIDGIPNWFIQLISIKAPDATALIQSGWIPVGTLTVQSHPGYAYIELWKTAINLLIWFSLAALVAIGLAIYALKVMLKPLKKMETQAEAIVRKEYLLQDTLPSTIEFKRVVSAMNAMVHKMKDVFERDAQNAEKLQKMAYQDSVTGLSNRLHFEMNVDALLDDQTEATPGAIFLIRIDGLKELNDRFGYMIGDKLVKMLADKMRSELHSKGALYARLNGTELVAVLPSLSGKSVKAPAEAVQASLPDILAELKADDAPVTLLAALSDYQPGDRRGQLLSTLDFVMAESCGKETGVCFHDQAGNNTNQHDVAWKEILTSAIDEQRFVLFQQSAYDVNRQVHDQELLVRLKDTNGHIHSAGYFMPAVTELNLMESIDRLVIELALQHLQKSTQVDPNCLAINLTESVIENDHFQQWLLTILKGVRPNALSFEMPENMISDNKVQTWPLIEKLKALSFSFGIDHFGSHFTNMNYLQELRPNYIKLDAAFTKAIERDEQTRNYVSSLYEMCHSLDIQIIAMSVENEAQIAAFHELGIQHFQGYYYGAPKPL from the coding sequence ATGAGCTTAAGTAAACAGATGATTATTTTTATCGCCTCCATGTTGGTGATTGTCTTGCTGGGCACCTTTTTACTCAACCTGAACAACACCCGTTCTTTTTTGGAGGCGCAACTGCAATCGCATGCTCAGGATACCGCGACCTCCCTCGGCCTGTCTCTCAGCTCCGTCGCCGACCCGGAAGACCCTTCCAGCATGAAAACCATGATCAATGCCGTGTTTGACCGAGGGTATTACTCCCACATCACCTTGATTGATGTCGACGACCAACTCATTTACGAACGCGCCAACCCGCAAAAAATCGACGGCATTCCCAACTGGTTTATTCAACTAATTTCCATCAAAGCGCCCGACGCCACTGCTCTAATTCAATCGGGCTGGATTCCGGTGGGCACGCTCACGGTACAAAGCCACCCCGGTTACGCCTATATTGAATTGTGGAAAACCGCTATCAACCTGCTGATTTGGTTTTCGCTGGCCGCACTGGTGGCCATCGGCCTGGCCATCTACGCCCTGAAAGTGATGCTGAAACCTCTGAAAAAAATGGAAACACAAGCCGAAGCCATTGTCCGCAAAGAGTATTTGTTACAGGACACCTTGCCTTCCACCATCGAATTCAAGCGCGTCGTATCCGCCATGAACGCCATGGTCCACAAGATGAAAGACGTGTTTGAACGCGATGCCCAAAACGCGGAAAAACTGCAAAAGATGGCCTACCAGGACAGCGTCACCGGCCTCAGCAACCGCTTGCACTTTGAAATGAATGTGGATGCGTTACTGGACGATCAAACAGAAGCCACACCCGGCGCCATTTTCTTGATTCGCATCGACGGTTTAAAAGAGTTAAATGACCGCTTCGGTTACATGATCGGCGATAAACTGGTCAAAATGCTGGCCGATAAAATGCGTTCGGAACTGCACAGCAAAGGCGCCCTTTATGCCCGTTTGAACGGGACCGAATTGGTCGCCGTCTTGCCGTCCTTATCCGGTAAAAGCGTTAAGGCACCGGCCGAAGCCGTACAAGCCAGCTTGCCCGATATTTTGGCGGAACTGAAAGCGGACGACGCGCCCGTCACATTGCTGGCGGCCTTGAGCGATTATCAACCAGGCGACCGACGCGGCCAACTGCTGTCCACGTTGGATTTTGTCATGGCCGAAAGCTGTGGCAAAGAAACAGGTGTCTGCTTCCATGACCAAGCCGGCAACAACACCAATCAGCACGATGTGGCTTGGAAGGAAATTTTGACATCCGCGATTGACGAGCAGCGTTTTGTTCTCTTCCAACAATCGGCTTATGATGTTAATCGTCAAGTGCACGACCAGGAATTACTGGTCCGCCTGAAAGACACCAACGGTCACATCCATTCAGCCGGTTACTTTATGCCAGCCGTGACGGAATTAAACCTGATGGAAAGCATCGACCGCCTAGTCATCGAGCTGGCCTTACAGCATTTGCAAAAAAGCACTCAGGTCGACCCGAACTGCTTGGCCATCAATTTAACCGAATCGGTAATCGAAAACGACCACTTCCAGCAGTGGCTCCTCACGATTTTGAAAGGCGTGCGCCCGAACGCTCTCTCGTTTGAAATGCCCGAAAACATGATCAGCGACAATAAAGTCCAGACCTGGCCTCTGATTGAAAAACTGAAAGCCCTGTCGTTCTCCTTCGGGATCGACCACTTTGGGAGTCATTTCACGAACATGAATTATTTGCAGGAATTGAGACCGAACTACATCAAACTGGACGCCGCCTTCACGAAAGCCATCGAACGCGATGAACAGACCCGTAACTATGTTTCCAGCCTGTATGAAATGTGCCACAGTCTGGATATCCAGATCATTGCCATGTCAGTGGAAAACGAGGCGCAAATAGCCGCCTTCCATGAATTAGGAATTCAGCACTTCCAAGGGTATTACTATGGCGCACCAAAACCTTTATAA